The following proteins are co-located in the Leptospira weilii genome:
- a CDS encoding ABC transporter permease, producing the protein MSFRIYTLFLFEYFRSHKLGAFFALAGISLGVGLFISTGANGMKAEKSLTDFAMGYFQGKYKIKISSSLGDQNLPVSLIHDLSKDPSLNWIVKIAPRFQKEVVLNNSIRGVFIGLDFLKESDEFFYKPETQNSGTQNTRDTFSSVFISRSLSQKIGASKVDIRTNSKNFSVTELIVFDTEGGSILMEDIESAMERFETAGNVSFLLIQPDEFRSEQKRILEHKLGPDYRVETVEDIREKSGNALRSFQLNFLVISFISLIIALFMVSNTMSGLYVSREKELGILKTMGLSAGHTFSLFISQALFLGILGSSIGLGLGFLFSKLDFFSPEATSVDLSYLKTYNTVPISTWLLGLGIGIVGSFLSAAVPSFRAGKISPVSILRESSSGTYRTNEFRLLSIGLLLLFVFTCIAFFPFRWKFPIFGLLGIGGIVVGFTLCFPWIFKIFVIFFFKLLERSDRSFVFMKVGLEEMKNQTLRNTLTSATLMLATSLVVCLSILADSYRRSLNDWVEAEFPAEFTIINTANLAAGIQGGVPIHLLNELSQIPEVKSLDGFCVNTRVETDRGNFTIHAYTFSTHDREDSPERLIEAENEILISSNMAYLQNFNVGDSILIETKFGKKEFKVRGIKEHFFSERGTIMMDIRNYEKFFGLNGYNSIKIFLKKDADQRQSEESISKILAQNSFLKLLNVKELRELYTKGVDRVFGVLETLKTTAFIIAMLSLISSLFHNLISKKNTLGILKYLGADLGQLGKILLTESVFITIVSICFGILLASFLSPIVLYVVNKNAFGWTLKFTVSPEMPIFFLLLSPVLGILSCSVPLYTLQKLSFRISQE; encoded by the coding sequence GTGTCTTTTCGGATTTATACACTATTCTTATTCGAATACTTTCGAAGCCATAAACTCGGCGCATTTTTTGCGTTAGCCGGAATATCCTTGGGTGTAGGACTTTTCATCTCGACCGGCGCAAACGGAATGAAGGCGGAAAAAAGCCTAACCGACTTCGCAATGGGATACTTCCAAGGAAAATATAAGATCAAAATTTCCTCTTCCTTAGGAGATCAAAACCTTCCGGTCTCTCTTATCCACGATCTATCAAAAGACCCTTCCCTCAACTGGATCGTAAAAATCGCCCCTCGGTTTCAAAAGGAAGTCGTCTTAAATAATTCGATTCGAGGCGTATTTATCGGCTTGGATTTTTTAAAAGAATCCGACGAGTTTTTTTACAAACCAGAAACCCAAAATTCCGGTACACAAAACACAAGAGATACATTTTCCTCCGTTTTTATCAGTCGCTCTCTTTCCCAAAAGATCGGAGCTTCTAAAGTCGACATACGCACGAACTCGAAAAACTTTTCCGTTACAGAGTTGATTGTATTTGATACGGAAGGCGGAAGTATTCTTATGGAAGACATAGAATCCGCAATGGAAAGATTCGAGACGGCGGGGAACGTTAGTTTTCTTTTAATCCAACCGGACGAGTTCCGATCGGAACAAAAACGGATTCTTGAACACAAATTAGGTCCGGATTACAGAGTCGAAACAGTGGAAGACATCCGGGAAAAATCTGGAAACGCGTTACGCTCCTTTCAGCTCAATTTTTTGGTGATCTCTTTCATTTCCCTTATAATCGCACTCTTTATGGTTTCTAACACGATGTCCGGTTTATACGTCAGCCGTGAAAAAGAATTAGGAATCTTGAAAACGATGGGACTGAGTGCGGGACACACCTTTTCCCTCTTTATATCCCAGGCTTTGTTTTTGGGAATTTTAGGAAGTTCGATAGGACTGGGACTTGGTTTTCTTTTTTCGAAACTTGATTTTTTTAGCCCTGAAGCGACCTCTGTGGATCTTTCCTATCTTAAAACCTACAATACCGTTCCTATTTCCACTTGGCTACTGGGATTAGGAATCGGAATCGTCGGATCCTTTTTATCCGCCGCGGTTCCGTCTTTTAGAGCGGGAAAAATTTCTCCGGTTTCCATTTTGAGAGAATCCTCTTCGGGAACGTACCGAACGAACGAATTCCGCCTATTATCGATCGGACTTTTACTTCTCTTCGTCTTTACTTGTATTGCGTTCTTTCCGTTTCGCTGGAAATTTCCGATCTTCGGACTCCTGGGAATTGGCGGAATCGTAGTCGGTTTTACTCTTTGTTTTCCTTGGATATTTAAAATTTTTGTGATATTCTTCTTTAAACTCTTAGAAAGATCAGATCGGTCTTTTGTTTTTATGAAAGTGGGTTTGGAGGAAATGAAAAACCAAACGCTGCGAAATACGCTCACATCCGCGACTCTGATGCTCGCCACTTCCCTTGTGGTCTGCCTTTCGATTTTAGCGGACAGCTATCGAAGATCCTTGAACGATTGGGTCGAAGCAGAATTTCCCGCCGAGTTTACGATCATCAATACGGCAAACTTAGCGGCGGGAATCCAAGGAGGAGTTCCCATCCATTTGTTAAACGAACTTTCTCAAATTCCGGAAGTGAAATCCCTCGACGGTTTTTGTGTGAATACGAGAGTCGAAACGGATCGGGGGAACTTTACGATTCACGCATATACGTTCTCAACGCACGACCGCGAGGATTCTCCGGAACGCCTAATAGAAGCGGAAAACGAAATTCTAATCTCCTCCAATATGGCCTATCTGCAAAATTTCAACGTAGGAGACTCGATCCTGATCGAGACGAAATTCGGAAAAAAGGAATTCAAGGTTCGAGGCATTAAGGAACATTTTTTTTCAGAGCGTGGAACGATCATGATGGATATTCGAAACTACGAAAAGTTCTTCGGACTTAACGGATACAATTCGATTAAGATCTTTTTAAAAAAAGACGCAGACCAAAGACAATCGGAAGAATCGATCTCTAAAATTTTAGCGCAAAATTCCTTCCTAAAATTATTAAACGTAAAAGAATTACGAGAGCTTTATACGAAAGGAGTGGATAGAGTTTTCGGAGTCTTAGAAACCCTAAAAACGACCGCCTTCATCATCGCCATGCTTTCTTTGATTTCCTCTTTGTTTCATAATCTCATTTCGAAAAAAAACACTTTGGGAATTCTCAAATATCTGGGGGCCGACCTTGGACAACTCGGAAAAATTTTGCTGACCGAAAGTGTATTCATCACAATCGTCTCCATCTGTTTTGGGATTCTTCTGGCGTCTTTTCTTTCCCCCATAGTTCTATACGTCGTCAACAAGAACGCATTCGGGTGGACCTTAAAATTCACCGTTTCTCCGGAAATGCCGATCTTTTTTCTACTCCTATCGCCGGTTTTAGGGATTCTCTCCTGTTCGGTTCCGTTATACACTTTACAAAAATTGAGTTTTCGAATCAGTCAAGAATGA
- a CDS encoding class I SAM-dependent RNA methyltransferase, giving the protein MSDKDANFTHKSTVEFVNSKLRGVSIVNNTRVEIPYSLPGDIYHVTFFKKKRRKPFVKPDLIFQTPRTSLPPCPAFTRCGGCSAQHIPYEEQFHYKTSALLESYKKDFGTEPILYPALKKLHYRNRMDFAVFPGPVIGQRKAGSFRHIVDLESCFIQSEESNAELKRFRNLISEFPDLPYNRKSDSGFLKYLTLRKAKNSSELMTILTFVEEFKNSDGEEKFAKVCLKYLKADHILFCFNRRKGEISATGEVKVLRGKESYLEFISGKEFRVPFDSFFQPNPEGFQPILDFIEKEIPKSSDHLIDLFCGSGFFSRIFAHKFRKITGIDSIESSLEIARKQMSFDFPEIEFSYLREDLFSKKSSSQLNGLLQSREKNILIADPPRAGLGEFVTEALKNSKISSFFYVSCNPTSQKEDLWKLKDFFQIEKILIADPYPQTPHLESVALLSSKNPPI; this is encoded by the coding sequence ATGTCCGATAAAGACGCAAATTTCACTCATAAAAGTACGGTTGAATTTGTGAATTCCAAGCTCCGCGGAGTTAGTATCGTAAATAATACCCGGGTCGAGATCCCTTATTCCCTACCCGGAGACATTTATCACGTCACTTTTTTCAAAAAGAAACGCCGTAAGCCTTTCGTCAAACCGGATTTAATTTTTCAGACTCCAAGAACCTCGTTGCCTCCTTGTCCCGCATTTACGAGATGCGGAGGCTGTTCCGCACAACACATTCCCTATGAAGAACAATTCCATTATAAAACCTCGGCTCTTTTGGAAAGTTATAAAAAGGACTTCGGAACAGAACCTATCTTATATCCGGCCCTAAAAAAACTTCATTATAGAAATCGAATGGACTTTGCAGTATTTCCCGGACCTGTTATAGGACAAAGAAAAGCGGGTTCCTTTAGGCATATTGTCGATTTAGAATCCTGTTTTATCCAAAGCGAAGAATCAAATGCGGAATTGAAAAGATTCCGAAATCTGATCTCCGAATTTCCCGATCTTCCATATAATCGAAAATCGGATTCAGGATTTCTAAAGTATCTTACCCTTCGAAAGGCAAAAAACTCATCCGAATTGATGACTATTTTAACTTTTGTAGAAGAATTTAAAAATTCAGACGGAGAGGAAAAATTCGCGAAAGTCTGTTTAAAATATCTGAAAGCGGACCACATTTTATTTTGTTTCAATCGAAGAAAAGGGGAAATTTCAGCGACCGGAGAAGTAAAAGTTCTCAGAGGAAAAGAATCTTATCTGGAATTCATTTCCGGAAAAGAATTTCGAGTTCCCTTCGACTCTTTTTTTCAACCCAATCCGGAAGGGTTTCAACCGATTTTGGATTTCATCGAAAAAGAAATTCCAAAATCATCCGATCATCTCATCGATTTATTTTGTGGTTCCGGTTTTTTTAGTAGAATTTTCGCCCATAAATTTAGGAAAATTACCGGAATCGACTCCATCGAAAGTTCTTTGGAAATCGCCCGCAAACAAATGTCTTTCGATTTTCCGGAAATCGAATTCTCCTATTTGAGAGAAGATCTTTTCTCAAAAAAGTCCTCTTCCCAACTGAACGGATTGCTTCAATCTCGGGAAAAGAACATTCTAATCGCAGATCCTCCGCGTGCCGGACTCGGCGAATTCGTTACGGAAGCATTGAAGAATTCGAAAATTTCCTCTTTTTTTTACGTTTCCTGCAATCCAACCTCCCAAAAAGAAGATCTCTGGAAATTGAAGGACTTCTTTCAGATAGAAAAAATTCTCATCGCGGACCCGTATCCCCAAACCCCTCACCTGGAGTCCGTCGCGCTCCTGAGTTCCAAAAACCCACCCATTTGA
- a CDS encoding LIC10774 family surface protein, whose product MKQIFSMCLATFLLFAGCAGANDGNENSSLLLLGISDKSLLDIAANPQRSLATLIVPNVHYVDALSGKNSNPGTSLAPYKTITYAVSQPGKTIYVAPGTYDEALGETFPIRIPAGINLIGNESGKGIENKGKEGNSGYTGTGVIRNAGPTLILGTGTVIPGLDDQATLILGNNNTVAGFTITNPKPYFSGGLHISAVQVAGDPSGIISGITVRNNTVTGTSGGMGVYIMASNQTGAGNTISGNTITSNYYGIQNNFSSTVIKVENNLISRNIVGVNIATNTDNTNVDLGGGSTGSVGNNTISCNTYHDLSISLLNTVTLYAKNNRWDHIPPTVTTTGEDSDILRSSNSSIFTSGMSFATSPCNP is encoded by the coding sequence ATGAAACAAATCTTTTCAATGTGCCTGGCAACTTTTCTGTTATTTGCGGGATGTGCGGGAGCAAACGACGGGAACGAAAACTCTTCGCTCCTTCTTTTGGGAATTTCCGACAAATCACTGTTAGATATCGCGGCAAATCCTCAGAGATCCTTAGCAACTCTAATAGTACCCAACGTTCATTACGTGGATGCTCTTTCGGGAAAGAATTCCAACCCCGGAACGTCACTCGCTCCTTACAAAACCATTACGTATGCGGTTTCGCAGCCTGGGAAAACGATCTATGTGGCACCCGGAACCTACGACGAAGCACTGGGAGAAACGTTTCCCATAAGGATACCTGCGGGTATAAATTTAATCGGAAATGAATCCGGTAAAGGTATAGAAAACAAAGGAAAAGAAGGAAATTCCGGTTATACGGGCACCGGAGTCATTCGCAATGCAGGACCTACTTTGATTTTGGGAACGGGAACGGTTATCCCAGGATTAGACGATCAGGCTACTTTGATTTTAGGAAACAACAATACAGTTGCCGGATTTACGATCACGAATCCGAAGCCTTACTTTAGCGGTGGCCTTCATATTTCGGCTGTTCAAGTTGCTGGAGATCCTTCCGGCATTATTTCCGGAATCACAGTTCGAAACAACACAGTGACAGGAACCTCCGGAGGAATGGGGGTTTATATCATGGCTTCCAATCAAACTGGAGCTGGAAATACTATCTCCGGCAATACCATCACCTCAAATTATTATGGGATCCAAAATAATTTCTCAAGCACGGTGATCAAAGTAGAAAATAATTTGATTTCTCGAAATATAGTGGGAGTCAACATCGCCACTAATACCGACAATACCAACGTGGACTTGGGAGGAGGAAGCACTGGAAGCGTGGGAAACAATACCATTTCCTGCAATACGTATCATGATTTATCCATATCGCTTTTGAATACGGTCACTTTGTATGCTAAGAACAATCGTTGGGATCATATTCCGCCTACTGTAACGACGACAGGCGAAGATTCGGATATATTAAGGTCTTCCAATTCTTCCATTTTTACTTCGGGCATGAGCTTCGCGACCTCGCCTTGTAATCCGTAA
- a CDS encoding ABC transporter ATP-binding protein, whose amino-acid sequence MTRPNTADPKRIRISNLRKSYQSGKLQTEVLKGLELDIPSSSVITLMGPSGSGKSTFLNILSGIDKPDFGEVFVNGKSLHLMNEKELTKYRREETGIVFQFFHLLPYLNALENVAVPLYISGIGKKQARNTAEEALEKVGLSSRKSHKPDELSGGEQQRVAIARALCKRPSLVLADEPTGNLDTKNAENVIQLLIDLQKQHGFTLFIVTHDQKLGSLGEFRLKMTDGTLAD is encoded by the coding sequence ATGACAAGACCTAACACAGCGGATCCCAAAAGAATCCGGATTTCAAATCTCCGCAAGTCGTATCAAAGCGGAAAACTTCAAACGGAAGTCCTCAAAGGATTGGAGTTGGATATTCCAAGTTCTTCCGTCATCACGCTCATGGGGCCTTCGGGTTCCGGTAAATCAACTTTTTTGAATATACTTTCCGGCATAGACAAACCGGATTTCGGAGAGGTTTTTGTAAACGGAAAGTCTTTACATTTGATGAACGAAAAAGAGCTGACAAAATACAGAAGAGAGGAAACCGGAATCGTATTTCAATTTTTTCATTTACTTCCGTACTTAAACGCTCTTGAAAATGTGGCCGTTCCTCTTTATATTTCCGGAATCGGAAAGAAACAGGCCCGAAACACGGCGGAAGAAGCGCTTGAAAAAGTGGGACTTTCTTCGAGAAAATCTCACAAACCGGACGAACTTTCCGGAGGAGAACAACAAAGAGTGGCAATCGCAAGAGCCCTCTGCAAACGACCTTCTCTCGTTCTTGCGGATGAACCCACCGGGAACTTAGACACGAAAAACGCGGAAAATGTAATACAACTTCTCATAGACCTGCAAAAACAACACGGGTTCACGCTTTTTATCGTAACCCACGATCAAAAGTTAGGCTCTTTAGGGGAATTTCGTTTGAAGATGACGGACGGAACTCTGGCGGATTAA
- a CDS encoding SpoIID/LytB domain-containing protein, which translates to MIKKLTLFFILTIILFQVGCSTVIIRPWTPPYKSRSVHEIRVLLGKAEGDLQIRGEGIISVYDANDLLIKKGIDIISLDASRLKAPIRFVSQNMSLGYKSIKVRGAIHLIPQNQGPTLVVNVLPLEEYLLAVVPSEVPYSWPMEALKAQAICARTYAVREILNKKNAFYDVEATTNSQVYGGLEKEHPLTTKAVQDTTGVMAVFEENPIQAFFHSNSGGKTETPENIWGGKKVPYLSVVASEFDSAGDNFYWKETISQELINSKFSNLKLGEIKSIQVLSRTASGRVDLIELSGTDGSSRIRGKDFRQTLGAPVRSLRFGIQKEGNGFLIKGMGSGHGVGLSQWGSFGMAKENYNYIEILRHYYPGTDLARITR; encoded by the coding sequence ATGATCAAAAAATTAACCTTGTTTTTCATTCTCACAATCATTCTTTTTCAAGTGGGTTGTAGCACCGTCATTATCCGTCCTTGGACCCCTCCTTATAAAAGTCGTTCGGTTCACGAAATCAGAGTGCTCCTTGGAAAAGCCGAAGGCGATCTCCAGATTAGAGGAGAGGGAATCATTTCCGTCTATGATGCAAACGATCTTTTGATTAAAAAAGGAATCGACATTATTTCTTTGGACGCTTCACGTTTAAAAGCTCCGATTCGTTTTGTAAGCCAAAACATGAGCCTTGGGTATAAATCTATCAAAGTGCGAGGAGCAATTCATCTGATCCCCCAAAACCAAGGTCCCACTCTTGTGGTTAACGTGCTTCCTTTGGAAGAATACCTCTTGGCGGTTGTTCCCTCCGAAGTTCCTTATAGCTGGCCGATGGAAGCGTTAAAGGCCCAGGCAATCTGCGCAAGAACTTACGCCGTTCGTGAAATATTAAATAAAAAGAATGCTTTTTACGACGTGGAAGCCACGACAAATTCCCAAGTATACGGAGGTCTTGAAAAGGAACATCCATTGACTACGAAAGCAGTTCAAGATACAACCGGAGTAATGGCCGTCTTCGAGGAGAATCCGATTCAGGCCTTCTTCCATTCCAATAGCGGCGGAAAAACAGAAACTCCCGAAAATATTTGGGGAGGTAAAAAAGTTCCCTATCTTTCCGTCGTGGCTTCCGAGTTCGACAGCGCCGGAGACAATTTTTATTGGAAAGAAACGATCTCTCAAGAACTCATCAATTCTAAATTTTCGAACTTAAAACTCGGCGAAATTAAATCGATTCAGGTTTTATCCAGAACAGCGTCCGGAAGAGTCGATCTTATAGAGCTCAGCGGAACGGACGGTTCTTCCAGAATCCGAGGTAAAGATTTTAGGCAAACTCTCGGCGCTCCGGTTCGCTCTTTGCGTTTCGGAATTCAAAAAGAAGGAAACGGCTTCCTTATCAAAGGAATGGGTTCTGGTCACGGCGTAGGTCTAAGCCAATGGGGAAGTTTCGGAATGGCGAAAGAAAATTATAACTATATTGAAATTTTGAGACACTACTACCCCGGAACCGATCTCGCAAGAATTACTCGTTAA
- the srpA gene encoding sigma factor sigX-regulated lipoprotein SrpA, which translates to MKQNKNKLCEIKLIAFVTISLFVSCKNHNANKDDLLLAAILLNSGGKAEFRISNTGALAAARIQAGSSQFKVGSQTSGFLTDLAGDNPQNYGDGAGDGFNDHFITPAAVSIGICQVLAYKSVAKGGPEKGKETLENANFVMFKAPGAPVPGSKVCETGFMPIGLQTEGTSSSSAFLPISPIPAEEKQDYDRVGIIARDFTYYFDPKDVPENTYRYVDLVLNNPTSNSAPIDTVGRGDVSPKLFSKDCPVSFINSPSFIFSKLLKPEEMGGVCKMGELAIDSSSGGILQLGGGSDDYNAFTKPDRTLNPPSIASVPWNSNAQKLKFKVPPSVNNLDVKDPYILIVNLDSFVKDSSKKKGDLLFNVSIDNALFWDSNAADNVFSPQLNVADRPNATSGEDNLVTSTRKNLIFHLPTILSEMK; encoded by the coding sequence ATGAAACAAAACAAAAATAAATTGTGCGAAATCAAATTGATCGCGTTTGTCACGATCAGTTTGTTTGTAAGTTGCAAGAATCACAACGCAAATAAGGACGATTTGTTGTTAGCCGCAATCTTACTCAACTCGGGTGGAAAGGCAGAGTTTCGTATTTCCAATACGGGTGCGCTCGCGGCGGCCCGCATCCAAGCCGGTTCCTCTCAATTCAAAGTAGGTTCCCAGACGTCTGGATTTTTAACCGATCTCGCCGGAGATAACCCGCAAAACTATGGAGACGGTGCGGGAGACGGATTCAACGATCATTTCATCACACCGGCGGCAGTTTCTATCGGTATCTGCCAAGTTCTCGCTTACAAATCGGTTGCCAAAGGAGGGCCGGAAAAGGGAAAAGAAACATTAGAAAATGCAAATTTTGTAATGTTCAAAGCGCCCGGAGCTCCAGTTCCCGGTTCTAAAGTATGTGAAACCGGTTTTATGCCAATCGGATTGCAAACCGAAGGCACTTCTTCGAGTTCCGCTTTTCTACCGATCTCTCCCATTCCGGCTGAAGAGAAACAGGACTACGATCGAGTGGGAATCATCGCAAGGGATTTTACCTATTACTTTGATCCGAAAGACGTCCCTGAAAACACATACCGTTACGTGGATCTGGTGCTAAACAATCCGACTTCCAATTCTGCCCCGATCGATACCGTCGGAAGAGGTGATGTAAGCCCTAAACTTTTTAGTAAGGACTGTCCCGTTTCCTTTATCAATTCTCCAAGTTTTATCTTTTCCAAACTATTAAAACCTGAAGAAATGGGAGGAGTTTGTAAAATGGGTGAATTAGCGATCGATTCTAGTTCGGGTGGCATACTGCAGCTTGGAGGAGGTTCGGATGATTATAATGCTTTCACAAAACCCGACCGCACCCTCAATCCGCCTTCGATTGCCAGTGTCCCATGGAATTCCAACGCACAAAAACTTAAATTCAAAGTCCCCCCTTCCGTCAACAATTTGGACGTGAAAGATCCGTACATATTGATTGTAAATCTGGATTCTTTTGTAAAGGATTCTTCCAAAAAAAAGGGAGATCTGTTGTTTAACGTTTCGATAGACAACGCTCTCTTTTGGGATTCGAATGCGGCAGATAACGTATTTTCTCCCCAACTCAACGTTGCCGACAGACCGAATGCTACGAGCGGAGAAGACAATCTGGTCACAAGCACCCGAAAAAATTTGATCTTTCATTTACCTACGATCCTTAGCGAGATGAAATGA